The sequence CAGACGATGATGCAGACCTTCGATCATGCGGGCGATGCGAATACAGCACTCTCCCGTCTCGAACGAACCAAGAGACGACGTGGCTATGGGGACGCGGGAAGTGCCGAATAGCCGGTTCAATCGACCGACTTCCTGCATTTCCTGTGGCTTTCGCTGATCTTACGGGCGTTCTTGCCTTTCTGCCCCTTTCTTCGCCACATCTTCATTGTCAAAGCTGATGGATCGAAAACCTAAGAGGACCGTCCTTCATGACCACGACCAACGAGATCGCCGACAAGATCGCAGCCGACCAGAACCTCACCAAGGCGCAGGCCAAGACGATCGTCGAAAGCGTCTTCAAGCAGATCACCGACGCGGCGCTTGCTGGCGCAGAAACGTCGATCCCATCGTTTGGAAAGTTTAAGCTGAAGGACACCCCGGCGCGTGAAGGCCGCAATCCGGCAACCGGAGCGACAATCAAGATCGCGGCGTCGAAGAAGCTGACCTTTGCGCCCGGCAAAGCGGTCAAGGACGCGTTGAACGGCTGAAGAAATCACGCTGCCGGAAGCGGCAGCATCATGGAAGCCTCCTAGAAAGGAGGCTCCGCGCTGACGCGGCCGTCCTGCTCGGCCTCGATGGCTGCAAGCTCGGCCTGCACCATCTCCAGCTCCGCCGCGATCTGGCGGCGCTCGGCCGGATCGCAGGCATTCCTGAGTTCGGCCTTAAGCTCTTCGCGCTGAATTTCGAGAGAAATCGTCATCGTCGTCTCCTTGACGTTTGTGAAAGACGACGCAGCGCGTCATGGCGAAGCGGAGGGGTCCAGCATCGCGGGACGCGACCGCCGGAGGCGGCGAGTGGAGGAGCCGATTTGCGGAAGCCGCCATCGGCGGAAGGAGCAAATTGGAGGCGCCGCTCGTGCTGGACGCCTTCGGTTCGCCATGGCACCCTTGGACGAACTGAGCAGTTCCCCCACCTCCAGTGTGGCACCCCAAAAAGCCGGAAGCAGGCTCGATGCCTGCGCCCGGCTCTCCCTTGCGACACGAAAAGAGCCCCGCCTTTCGGCGGAGCTCCTCGGCGGTGATCAGGCCTCCCGCTTCGGGCGGTTCCAGATGAGGGCGTAGTCGCCTTCCTTCTCGCCCGGCCAAAGGGCTGCGGTGATCGGGGCGTTGAAGCTCGGGTCGTCCAGCTTGACCGAGATGTATTCCTCGCCGTCGTTGGAGACCGCCTTCCAGCCGGCGCCGACCTCGACGCCGTTGCCGGCGGTGATGCGGAAGTCCGGAGCGTCGCGCGAGACGCGCTCGATGGGGTTCAGGCGGGCCTTCATGCTGACGGTGAGCGTGCGCACGCTGCCGATGATGCCGTTTTAGGTCAGTTTTCAACTGTCTTCTTACAAATAAGACATTGATATATCTTAATTATTCCGTGAAAGACACTTCCGATGTGTCCTTTTGCCGGATTGATGTAGGCCAACCTGGTGCTTCACCTCGATCATTGATGTACAGGCTGACCAACCGAATAAGTTCGCTTTGCACTATCGGATCCGCCAACATGCCGCGACGCGCCGCATTGTGGATCACCCCGTCTATCGCATCGGAAATGATCAGCGCGGCGGTTCGATCGCTCTCGCCGGGCTGGCGGTTCCGATAGGTAGCTACGGCCTCTGCATAGTAACCGATATATTCGATCTCAAATTCGCTGTTGGGATTGCGATAGTCATCCGAGCTTGGGGCTTCATCGAGCAGTACCCTATGTAGGCCGGGGCAGATGCTATGGGCGGCGATCATGGCGCGAACGAGGTTCGCCACAAACTGCACTGGTGACAGCCCTTCGGTTCTGGATTGCCGCATGACGGCAATGCAGTCATCAAGATGCCGCCGACGAATGGCATCGACCAAAGAAAGCTTGTCCGGAAAATACTGGTACAGCGAGCCGATGCTCACTCCAGCCAGGTCTGCGACCTTGTTCGTCGTGAAACCGGCCCAGCCTTCATCGCTCAAAACGCGAGCTCCGGCCTGAAGGATCGCTTCGACCGTGGCACGGGAACGGGCCTGTCGCGGCTTCTTGCGCATGTCCGGTTGCTGCTTTGCAATGCGAGTAGACAAAGGACGCTCCTTGTACAGAATGTGAGTAAATTACTCACATTCGGAAAACTTGGAAGGGCCGATCTCATGAGCACATTGCTTCAAAAACTCTACGGCTATCACGCTTGGGCCAATGATGACCTGTTCGACAAATTGACGACTTTGGATCAGGAGCAGCACAAGGCCGAGCTGCACACCGCCTTGCGCCTGATCAACCACTATTATGTCGTGGCTCGGATCTTCGCAGCGCATCTCACCGGTGCGCAGCATGGCTATACATCCGACAACACAGACGATACGCCGACGTTGGGCGAACTGCGCGCTGCGGTAACATCGTCCGATCAATGGTATCTCAATTACCTTCGCGGCGTCGCGCCCGAGACTCTGGCCGAGGCGATCCCGTTTAGCTTCACCGATGGCGACAAGGGCTACATGACCAGGGAGGAAATGCTGACCCATGTTGCCCTGCATGGAGGATATCATCGCGGCGAGGTCGGGCGGATACTGTGGCAACTCTCCACCACCCCACCTTGGGACACCTTCGCCGTTTATCTTCATCAGGCCGAGCCGGCGCGGCGGCACCAAGGTGTCGCACGGTCCGTTCCGGCTTGATGAACTGTCGAAGAGCCTCTCCGAGGGCTCACCCTTTGCGGAACTGCGGCGCTCCGGAGTGGAGCGCCGCGTCCTGCAATTGGTCACCTCAGCGTGACCAGATGAGGGCGTAACCGTCCTCGTTCTCGACGAGGCTGGCGTAGATTGGAGCGGGGAAACTCGGGTCGTCGAGCTTGACCGAGTGATATTCCCGGCCGGTCTCCTTGGCGGTCTTCTTCCAGCCGGCGCCGATCTCGATGGTACCCGCGAGGGCGCGAAGGTCGGGCGACTTGTCGCTTTCCTTCTCGGCCACAACCAGCCGGGTCTTGATGTTGAGGTTGAGGGTCTTGATAACTCCGGCGAAAGAGCCGTCTTCGTTGCGGGTGAAAGTGCCGATCTGAGCCATTTGTCTTCTCCGTTGCTGTATCAGGTCGCGACCACCGCGGCCTTGATGGCGATCGGAGAACACCGGGCGACCGGCCCGCACCCGAAGGGCCGAAATGCAATGGAGGGCAGCGCAGGGACGAGCTTCTTGGCTATCGCGAGGAAGCCGCGCGCAGGCTTTAGCCGAGTACGGCGGGGAAGAAGGTCGGCATCGCGCTGTTGCGGGATCGAGGTCGGGCTGCACAGCAGGCGAACCCGGTGTGAGATACGCCAGCAAGAAAGGCCGCAGTGGACGCGTCTCGGGCAGCTCTATGGAGGAGAAGACACCTGGTTCATGACGGTGGAAGCCGGTCGGCGACGGCATGCCGGAAATCGCGCCCCATCTTGTATCAAGTCCGAATGGCTCATTGTGATGAGAAGGAAGATAAGCCTCGCCGTCCTGCATTCTGCGAGATCAGCTGGCCAGCGCCGCCGATGAATTGCACGAGAACAGCTGGGCAACATCACTGTCCAGCGCCACACCCTATCACTCACCCCTTGGCCGCAGCAGCGCAGGACGGCGGAGGATGTCGACCTCCTTCGTCAACAATGCGCTGCGCCGTTCGGCCCTGTCGGCGCGACGCTCTGCTTCGACGGCGCGCCGCATGAGCCCGGCGTTCTCGGTCGCGAGTTGTCGGATCTGCACCTGCATCTCTTCGATCAGACCGCGCTGTTCGGAAATCCTGTCTTCGACGCGGCGGCCCCGGTCGGAACGGCTCTGCCGCTGGAGGGCTTGGTTGAGATCGTCGAGAATGGCGCGGTGGTTGCTATAGATGGCATTGCGGCCAACGCCGGCTTCGCGCGCCAGTGCCGCAACCGTCAGGCGCGAGGCCGGGACGATGGAGCGTTGTCCATCCCCCTGGATGAGGCGATCGAGCGCGGCGCGCAGCTTCTCGGCAGTCGCCTCCATGCGCTTGTCATGTGCCTTCGCCATGAGATCCCCCTGTTGCGGAAAGATCGGAAAGGATGCGCTCGCATTCGGCGATGCGCGTTCTGGCAAGGGCACGGCTAGCCTGGTCGAGGCGCTGGTCGCCGATCAGAGCGAGATTGCGTTCGAGGCGGGCCTGCCAGACAGGCCGATGACGATCGCTGACTGCGAAATTGGCGCAGCTTGCGCAGGTGCTCTCGGTGCGCCAGAGCGGGTTCGGGCCGCATTCGTCGCCCATGCAAGCTGCTGTCTCCGCACGATAGACGCAATAGCCCCAGTCACAGACGCCGAGCCGCATGCCGCTGTCCTCGATCAGGAAATCGACATAGGCGGCAACTTCACCGTCGCGTGTGCGGCCTCGGAAACGTGATCGCGAAGACATCAACCGCCCGGCCTTGCCGCCGAGGCGTGCGGAGGTAAGTAGCTCTTCCAGAGCGTTGCGCGTCTCTTCCAGAGCGTTGCGCGTCTCCTCCAGCGTCTGTGCATCAACGAGTTCGCCAAGATCAAAGTCCGTGCCGACATAGGCACTGTCGGTCATGATGCGGGTTACATGCCCGAAATGATGCTGGAGGGCGTGAAGGCCGGTGCGGTCGCGCTTGCCGACGAAACGGGCAAAAGTCTTGCGGCCCTGATGTGTGGTCAGATGCCAGAAGGAGCCATCCTCATTGCGGGGCAAATCGACGAAAGGCGCAAACCGCTCATTCAACCGGATAATGAGGGAAGCGGCGGTGATGACGTCCGGGGTTCGAGCGTCGATAATGCCGCGGCCAGCGAGGGAGAGCCAGAGTTCCGACCGACCTGTCTCGGCGCGATGTAGCTCCGAGAGACGATGCAGCACCTCGACCGCGCGCCGGACGGGCGGCGGAGCCGGCCACAGATGCTGCGTTCCGGTCTCACCTGCCGCGGTTTTGAATATCCGCCCGCGGAGATAGGCGAATGCTTCGCTTCCGTCCGCCGAGAAATGCTCCTCGATGCAGCCCGCCTCCAGCGTTAGGATCTCGGAGACCCGTGCGCCGACCAGATAGGCGATCGCGACAAAGCATGCCTCCTGAATCCGGTTGATCAGTAACCGTAGTTCCTTCAGCCCGGAGAGTGGCGCGTGCCACGGGGCTTCCTCACCGTCGGGCGTGGAAAAGTGGAAGGAGGACACAAGCGTCCGGACTGTCGCCCGGTGGATAAAAAGGGATTGCCCCTGAGCATCCAGACGGACAGGAAAGACGCGGTCGCGCAGTGCAACCACGTCGTCGGCCGGCTGGCCTATCAGACGGATTGCCGCCGATATGAGGGGAACAGCGATGGCGTCCGGGGTGAAGGGCAAGCGGCGAACGGTGTGACGATGGAAGCCGGAGAACCGGCTGGCCCGTTCATCGCCGAAGGGGCTTTCCGGAGGGGGAGAGGCGAGCTTGGCCCTTTGTTGATAAAGGGTGATCAGGAGGTTGGCATAGGCCTGCCTGGTGCTTGGTCTGATCGACGCACCAGACTGCGTTTGTCGTCCCGCCACGTGCTGCATGAACTGCTCGGCCGTATCGCGATCCAGTTCGTCAAAACCGCGCATGCTCTGGTCCGCCATCCACCGGATCAGAAGACGAAGCTTCAGCGAGATCGTAACCAATGTTCGTGGCCGAGCCTGCCGGCGGCCTGACGGCGGATCGACGTGAAGCGACCATATGAAAGCGCGCGCGTCTTCCAGCCAATGCCGCCACCGTTCATCGGTGAAGCAGCTGCCATCCGGCTGAGCGAAGGCCCAGTCAATGAGAAACTGATAGGATCGCAGGTCAGCACGCGCCTTGTCGAAATGCCATTGAGGATCGCTCCAGAACGACCGCGACGATATGGGCCGAAGGACGTGTGAATGGGAAATCTGCTGGGCTTGTGCCGACATGATCACTCCAGTTCCGGCAGGGCCGGCATATTGGCGGCGAGTTTGCGTGCGGCCTCGTGCATCTCCGATGGAAAGTCAGGAAGGATATCTTGAGTGAGGATCTTCCATGATGGCGCATAGAGCAGGCTCCAGCGCCGTGGATCTAGCCGGATGCGGGCCTGCTCGAGGCGGTCTTTGGCTGCGAGAATACGTGCCAGATGCTCTGGGTCGATTGGAATGACCAGGCCCGGGCAGGCAAGGCATCCGCCGAAATGCGGGCACAGGCGCTCGCCGCCTTCCCGGCCGGAAACGACCGGGGCTAAACAATCGTGACCGAAGAGAACAGTGGCACGGGTCTCGCCGGAGGCTGGCGCCGGCTCGCCTCCGGCTGGCCCGCGCACCCAGGCGATCATCGTCTCTTGCAGGCGAGCGATCGTCTGGCGCTGGAACCGTGTCGTCTCCTCGCCCTTGAGATAGCTCTCGGTTGTTGCAACGCTGGCGTGGTTCAGAAGAGATTGTGCGACGAGAACATCGCCGCCAGAGGCACGGTAGTGCTCGGTGGCGACCGTTCCTCGAAACAGAGCCGGAGCAAAATTGGTGATCGCCTCGCGTGGTCTATCTGGATGTGCCGCATTCCATTCTTCGATCCGGCAGTTCGCGCGTTTTGTGAATCTGAGGATAGCGCGCCTGAGGACGGAATGCTCGATGGTCCCTGTGCGGCTGCGAAGGGAGCCGCGAGCGTGCTCCCTGAATATGCTGCGCGTCAGGAAGAGTTTATCCTGCTCTGCCGACGGCGCCGTGGCGGTGATTGGTGCAGTCATGGCCAGCATCATCTCGATCAGATTCGGCGCAGCGTAGCGCCGACGCCGGTCGAAGGTGCGCCGCTGCGCCTTCTGGAGTCGAGAGCCGGTACGGGCCTTGGTCCAGTCGATAATGACACGGTGCTCATCGAGGGGGTGAGGAACGAGGCAATCCCGGCGAATATGACGCAGTGCTTCCGGGTTGGCGGCGGTCTGAATGGCAATTGCCAGAAAGAACGGAACGAGCGTGTCGGTGGTGATGTGGAAATATTGGGTCATGGTACGGGAGCCACCCCAATACTTCACCAATGTGCTGGACTTGATGCCGTGCTCCTCCAAAGCAGCGACATCCGGCATCATGCCGTCGTCAATCCTGGCAATGCGCCATATCCATCGGTCGAGCCCCTGACCGCGTAGCGTCTTCGGCGGGAGCTCTGGACGGCGGATGACATCCTGCCCATGCTGAAACCGCGTCCATGCTTCGTCGATCTCCTCATAACAAGCACGAAGGATCGCCTTGATATGGTCGGCAGAGAGCCTGCGTCGTGGTTGTTGACTGGTCCGGCGACCTGGAAACGCGTTCCATGGAATGTCGAGACTGACGGGAAGCACACCTGGTCGATTGCGCCGGCACCATAACAGCAAGGGACGCAGCAGATCGAAGGCAATGGCATGTGCGCCACGCGCCGCTCGCGAGGCACCCTCCTTGCGGAGCCAGAGCACGTACCGGCCGATCGCTGCGGTATTGACGTCGCCGGCTTGCCTGATCATGCCATCGTCGGCGACGAAGCGGGCGAAACGGCGGACTGCTCCCCAAGCCGTGCGACGCGTTGCCAGCCTCTGACCGGCACAATGCTCGCGAAATGCGTCGATGAGAAGGTCGCGCAGATCGACCGGCAGGCTGATGAGTTGATCGAGGTCGAAGCGTTGCTCGGGCTTGCCCCACGCATCCACGAAAATGATCGTGTTCGTCGATAGCCGGGAAATCGTGATCTCCGGTCGCGCGGCGGAAACCGCAAACCGGCGATCGATCGGGCTTCCTCTACGGACGGCCATCGGGCACCAACTCACCGTAGAGGTAGGCAAGGCTCTCAGCGAGTGCATCGGCGTTGAGTTCCACGCAGCGCAGGTAGATAGCTGTCGACTGGATCGACGCATGGCCGAGCAAGACTTGCACAATCTTCAGCGGATTGAGATCCGGCTTCGTCACCGCCTGCTTTTGCAGGCGCACCAGCATGGTCATCGCAAAGGTATGGCGCAGCCAATGGCCAGATCCTGTCAGCCCCGCCGCCTCAAAGGCGGCCCCGAACGCGGCTGAAAACCTCGCTCTTGAAACCGGATCACCGTTGCTGTTGAGGAAAAGCGCCGTTGGCGCACGGTACCCGGGTTCGGATCTCCGCCGCTTCACCAGCACCGCGCGTTGCTCCCCCGCATACCAGTGGGTCCGGTCGATCAATCGCAGCGGCAGATAGACGGTTCGCGGCCGATCACCCTTTGTGACAGCCAGCGGCACCCCGATGAGTGGGTTCTCATCTATATCGAGATGAGCGATGCTCGGCACCTGATGAAGCTGCAAGCCGCATAGCTCCTTGCGGCGCATGCCGGTTGCCAAAGCCCACTCGGCGATCAAATCATAAGGTGAGGCAAGATGCCGGAACAAGCATTGGAGCTGATCGATCCGGAGCGGTCGAGGCAGCCGCTCAACCTCCGAAATCGTCAAAATGTTTGCCATCACAGTTGGCGGCCGGTGATCCAGATGCGCCAGCATGCCCTGCCGGTGTCCCGACCGGAGCGACACCTCGACATAATCAAAAGGTATGGCATCGATCAGACCCCGCCGATGCGCCCATGAATAAAAGCGACAAATCGTCCGGACACGATCATTCACCGTGGAGCGCACATAGGGTCGCCCGGTATGAGGGCTGGGTGCCGACAGCATCCGATTGCGGTAGGCGGCGATGGTTCCTTCGTCCGCGAAGCGCCATTCCAGCCCGCTCTGCTCCAGGCTGTCGAACCAATCATGCAGGTGCTCGCTATACGTCCGCAGCGTCTCAAGCGCGTGAGAGCGGCCGGGGATAGTGGCGAGTTCGAGCAAATAACTGAAGGCCGGTTCCACAATCGACATCTGCGCGTCGAGCAAAATCGGAAATCCGGCCGGAATCCCGTCAACACCAGGCACCGCCCGTACAATCGAAACCATCCCGCTCTCCGGAAGCAAGGCACCCGGAGGCGCAAAAGGACATCGACATCGCCCACGACTCTATGCCTTCGACGAAACGGACAGATGACAACGCTGAAGAAAGAATAAGCGGAGCGCCTTCGGCGCGAGTCTTCCTTTGGACGCGAGGGGTTCCCCTCGCGCTCTCCCGTTCGCCACGTGGCAGGGGTGCAGGACAATACCTGCACCCCATGGACAAGCTTGAGGTGTCGCCGCCGCCTCAAGCGTTGTCCTCGCTGCGCTGCGGGAACGCTTGACCCGGACGTCTGTGTGCCAAGACCCCAAACAATGGCGCTAAAGGACACTTCTTAGGGCATGACCTAAGGAGTTGTTGCCGTTGGTGGTGAATTCGCCGATGACTGCCATTGTCGTGTTCCTTTTCCGGTTTGCTCGGGCCGCGCCCATCGCGTCCTCGATGACGGTGTTAAGACCGACGGCGATCGACGCCGCACCGCTGGCGGTCGGAACGAAGTGGAGGACGGCCGGGAGCGGCTTTCTTGGCCCGCGAGGAATGCGAACCTGTTCGCAGGGGAAGAAAGTTGCGTATGGCCGTTGCGGCCAAGGCGATCGAGACGAAGGCGTCCTTCGGTCACACCAGATCAATCGAGGTCTGCGTGGGTGTGGCCTGTCCGAACCGGATCGACCACGACATGCCGCGAGACCAATCGTTGAACTCACAACCAGCACGCCGCTGGCTCAATCGTTTTCGGCACCATGCTCACACCACGTCACGGCTGCGGACCTGCAGTTCCCTTCGACGCCATCGCCGATGGGTGAGTCTGCATTACCGACCGTTCGACAGCAGAGCCATCTTCGACTGGATGGTGTCTCCTCCCAACCGGCAAGGGCCTCGGCTATGCTGCAATCCCCCTTGCCCTCAGCGCCCCACACCGCAACGGCTGGTCGGCATGGAACGTGTCCCCGCTTCAGGAACTGACTGGGCCGGCGTCTTTCACGGCAGAGTTCCACCATATGGTGGTGCCTCTTCCGCTCCAAATGGAGCGGATCCGTCACCGCAGCGCCAGAACTCTGCCCTAGACGCCACACATGCCTTCGCATTCGATTGGCCAGAGATCGAGTTGGCCATGATCGGCGGCCGTCGACAGGTCGGCTTCGTCAAGAGGAACACATGAGCGATGAAGATAAACTTCGCCACGGATGCGTCGAATGCCGGTCCGCAGTGCTCGATCGACTATCACCGCCTCTGCCCAGGCTTCCGGATCATGATCACGCATGTGGCGCCAGCGTCCATTATCGTGAAACGGGCATCCGATGCAGGCCGATTTCGGGGGCGTCGGATAACCATGACGGCGCAACCAGGCCAGGCAATCGCGCCTGCTCATGCGCTGTTCGATCAACGGCCAGCGATTGATCTGCCAGTCCTCGAATGAGGGTTTGATCCGGCTGGCCTCGTCTGTCGAAATACCAATCCACTGCTCGGCGACCGCATGATCAGGTGATCGCTTGCGCGTGAGGCCCAACAATTCCCGGACCTTCCTCCGGATCGGCACGATCTTGTAATCCGCAGTGCAGGCCCTGCGCATCATGCCGATCGATACGGTCTCGCGCGATGTCGCGCGGGAACCGATCTGGACGAGTTCGCCGTCATCGTCCTCATCGAGAACCGGTCGTGCGCTCCCGGCTGGCGCCACGGTTTTCGCAAAAGCCGGAATCGAAGCCCACCGTTTGCCGGCGGCGGCGTCCATGAGATTGTCGCGAATATTGCCGGCCGAGACGACATGGACCGGGAACGGAAGGACATTCGGCGACATCAACCATTCAAGATGATCGTAGACGGCTTTTGGCTCCCAACCAGTATCGGCGAAGATCGCGCAATCGGGCATCGGCCCGATCTCACCATGCGCTGCCATCAACGCCATGGTGGTGGACTGGACGCCGGCGCCGAGCGAAAGCGCCCGCAGCCGGATCGGGGAGGACGCGCCGTCCCCGGTAAAGTTCGGAACCAGTAGCATCAGGCCGCCTCCTGTCCGGAAGCTGCCTGCGGCTGAAGGTCGTGCAGATAGGCGACAGCGCGCTGCGCATGCGCCGCCGCATTGAAGATCGCCCGCTTGTCGGATCCGAGGATTTCGGCCCAACTCTGGATATAGGCGGCATGATCCGGCCGAGGCTCCAGCTCCGGCACGATACCCAGATCGGCGCAGATCATCGCTGCCCCAAGCTCCACCAGCATCTCTTCGAACGCCCTTTCGCGGCGATCCTTGTGGTAGCGGCTCAGGTCCCTGTTTAGTCGGGCGGGACCGCCCGCCCAATGCAAGGTTTCGTGCGCTCTCGTCGCAACGAAAGAGGCCATGTCCCGGAATTGTTCGGGCCGCGGCAGCTGGATGTGGTCGGAGGCAGGAGAATAATAGGCCTTGTCGCCGCCGTAACGGACGACAGCGCCCGTGTTATCGAAGAAGCGATCGGCATGCTCGATACGCTCGAGCGGTTTCGCGATCGGTTCGGGGCGACTGTAATAATGATCTGCAAGGCCATCGATTTGATCACAATTGAAAACTGTATAGGCCTTCAGGAAGGGAAT is a genomic window of Agrobacterium vitis containing:
- a CDS encoding HU family DNA-binding protein, encoding MTTTNEIADKIAADQNLTKAQAKTIVESVFKQITDAALAGAETSIPSFGKFKLKDTPAREGRNPATGATIKIAASKKLTFAPGKAVKDALNG
- a CDS encoding TetR/AcrR family transcriptional regulator codes for the protein MRKKPRQARSRATVEAILQAGARVLSDEGWAGFTTNKVADLAGVSIGSLYQYFPDKLSLVDAIRRRHLDDCIAVMRQSRTEGLSPVQFVANLVRAMIAAHSICPGLHRVLLDEAPSSDDYRNPNSEFEIEYIGYYAEAVATYRNRQPGESDRTAALIISDAIDGVIHNAARRGMLADPIVQSELIRLVSLYINDRGEAPGWPTSIRQKDTSEVSFTE
- a CDS encoding DUF736 domain-containing protein; this translates as MAQIGTFTRNEDGSFAGVIKTLNLNIKTRLVVAEKESDKSPDLRALAGTIEIGAGWKKTAKETGREYHSVKLDDPSFPAPIYASLVENEDGYALIWSR
- a CDS encoding ArdC family protein, with amino-acid sequence MSRKTANTRTDIYTRITDRIVADLEKGVRPWVQPWSAANLSGRVSRPLRHNGQAYTGLNVLLLWSESVASGFMSSTWMTLRQANELGAHVRKGESGATVVYASRFTKTEPDARGGEVERDIPFLKAYTVFNCDQIDGLADHYYSRPEPIAKPLERIEHADRFFDNTGAVVRYGGDKAYYSPASDHIQLPRPEQFRDMASFVATRAHETLHWAGGPARLNRDLSRYHKDRRERAFEEMLVELGAAMICADLGIVPELEPRPDHAAYIQSWAEILGSDKRAIFNAAAHAQRAVAYLHDLQPQAASGQEAA
- a CDS encoding tyrosine-type recombinase/integrase produces the protein MVSIVRAVPGVDGIPAGFPILLDAQMSIVEPAFSYLLELATIPGRSHALETLRTYSEHLHDWFDSLEQSGLEWRFADEGTIAAYRNRMLSAPSPHTGRPYVRSTVNDRVRTICRFYSWAHRRGLIDAIPFDYVEVSLRSGHRQGMLAHLDHRPPTVMANILTISEVERLPRPLRIDQLQCLFRHLASPYDLIAEWALATGMRRKELCGLQLHQVPSIAHLDIDENPLIGVPLAVTKGDRPRTVYLPLRLIDRTHWYAGEQRAVLVKRRRSEPGYRAPTALFLNSNGDPVSRARFSAAFGAAFEAAGLTGSGHWLRHTFAMTMLVRLQKQAVTKPDLNPLKIVQVLLGHASIQSTAIYLRCVELNADALAESLAYLYGELVPDGRP
- a CDS encoding site-specific integrase, whose translation is MAVRRGSPIDRRFAVSAARPEITISRLSTNTIIFVDAWGKPEQRFDLDQLISLPVDLRDLLIDAFREHCAGQRLATRRTAWGAVRRFARFVADDGMIRQAGDVNTAAIGRYVLWLRKEGASRAARGAHAIAFDLLRPLLLWCRRNRPGVLPVSLDIPWNAFPGRRTSQQPRRRLSADHIKAILRACYEEIDEAWTRFQHGQDVIRRPELPPKTLRGQGLDRWIWRIARIDDGMMPDVAALEEHGIKSSTLVKYWGGSRTMTQYFHITTDTLVPFFLAIAIQTAANPEALRHIRRDCLVPHPLDEHRVIIDWTKARTGSRLQKAQRRTFDRRRRYAAPNLIEMMLAMTAPITATAPSAEQDKLFLTRSIFREHARGSLRSRTGTIEHSVLRRAILRFTKRANCRIEEWNAAHPDRPREAITNFAPALFRGTVATEHYRASGGDVLVAQSLLNHASVATTESYLKGEETTRFQRQTIARLQETMIAWVRGPAGGEPAPASGETRATVLFGHDCLAPVVSGREGGERLCPHFGGCLACPGLVIPIDPEHLARILAAKDRLEQARIRLDPRRWSLLYAPSWKILTQDILPDFPSEMHEAARKLAANMPALPELE
- a CDS encoding DinB family protein encodes the protein MSTLLQKLYGYHAWANDDLFDKLTTLDQEQHKAELHTALRLINHYYVVARIFAAHLTGAQHGYTSDNTDDTPTLGELRAAVTSSDQWYLNYLRGVAPETLAEAIPFSFTDGDKGYMTREEMLTHVALHGGYHRGEVGRILWQLSTTPPWDTFAVYLHQAEPARRHQGVARSVPA
- a CDS encoding DUF736 family protein: MIGSVRTLTVSMKARLNPIERVSRDAPDFRITAGNGVEVGAGWKAVSNDGEEYISVKLDDPSFNAPITAALWPGEKEGDYALIWNRPKREA
- a CDS encoding integrase — translated: MSAQAQQISHSHVLRPISSRSFWSDPQWHFDKARADLRSYQFLIDWAFAQPDGSCFTDERWRHWLEDARAFIWSLHVDPPSGRRQARPRTLVTISLKLRLLIRWMADQSMRGFDELDRDTAEQFMQHVAGRQTQSGASIRPSTRQAYANLLITLYQQRAKLASPPPESPFGDERASRFSGFHRHTVRRLPFTPDAIAVPLISAAIRLIGQPADDVVALRDRVFPVRLDAQGQSLFIHRATVRTLVSSFHFSTPDGEEAPWHAPLSGLKELRLLINRIQEACFVAIAYLVGARVSEILTLEAGCIEEHFSADGSEAFAYLRGRIFKTAAGETGTQHLWPAPPPVRRAVEVLHRLSELHRAETGRSELWLSLAGRGIIDARTPDVITAASLIIRLNERFAPFVDLPRNEDGSFWHLTTHQGRKTFARFVGKRDRTGLHALQHHFGHVTRIMTDSAYVGTDFDLGELVDAQTLEETRNALEETRNALEELLTSARLGGKAGRLMSSRSRFRGRTRDGEVAAYVDFLIEDSGMRLGVCDWGYCVYRAETAACMGDECGPNPLWRTESTCASCANFAVSDRHRPVWQARLERNLALIGDQRLDQASRALARTRIAECERILSDLSATGGSHGEGT